DNA sequence from the Nitrospira sp. CR1.1 genome:
CCACACCGTCGCGATCCGACACGGCATCGAGACTGTTTTGTGTCACAGACGGAAACTCCAGCAGCGCGGCCGCATACCGCCGGTCCACCGGATAGTTCGACCCCGCCAGAGCCCCAGATCCCAACGGCATGACATTCAGCCGTTGCCGGCAATCGTGGAGCCGCGTCCTGTCCCGGTCAAGCATTTCGACATAGGCCAGGAAATGATGGGCCAGGAGCACCGGCTGAGCGCGTTGCAAGTGTGTATAACCGGGCATCACAACGTCGACATGCGCCCGTGCCTGTCCCACCAGCACCCGCCGGAATTCCTGAACCTGAGCCATGAAGGCCGATAACACATCGCGCAAAAACAAGCGGAGGTCCAACGCCACTTGGTCGTTGCGACTTCGGCCCGTATGGAGTTTTCCGCCGACCGGACCGATCAGCTCCGTCAGTCGGCGCTCAATAGCCATATGAATGTCTTCATCCTGCGGCGAAAAGGGAAACCGCCCGCCATCCAGTTCTACCTTCACGAATTGTAAGCCTCGCACGAGTTGGGCTGCCTCGCGTCGGGTCAGAACCCCCGCCCGTTCGAGTGTTTTGCAGTGCGCGATACTACCTTGGATGTCGTAGGGGTACAGCCGCCGGTCGTAGGCGATCGACGACGTGAACTGCTCCACTAAACGGTCGGTTTGCTCGACAAAGCGGCCGCCCCAGGCCTTCCCTTTGGGCAAGGCCCGAACAGACTGTTTCGCAGAACGCCCGGACTTGCGCCCACGAGTGCCGACAGGTGTGGATTTCGCCATTACCTGGTCGACCTCTTCTTACGCTGTGCGCGAATCGCCAACCGGAGCGCATTCAGACGAATGAATCCCTCCGCATCTTTCTGCCGGTACACGTCGTCCTCCTCGAACGTCGCCATATCCAGGCGATACAACGAGCGCGGAGACTTCCGTCCGACCACCGTACAAGTTCCCTTGTAGAGCTTCACGCGAACCGTGCCCGTCACATCCTTCTGCGCTTCGTCGAGGGCCACCTGAAGCATTTCACGCTCCGGGGCATACCAATATCCGTAATAGATCAGCTCGGCATATCGCGGGATGAGACTATCCCTCAAATGCAGCACTTCCCGATCCATGGTCAGCGATTCCAAGCCGCGATGCGCCGCGTGGAGAATGGTGCCGCCGGGCGTTTCATAGACACCGCGGGACTTCATGCCGACATAGCGGTTTTCCACCAGATCGACACGACCGACCCCGTGCTCGCCGCCCAAGGTATTGAGGTGCGCCAGCAACGCCGCCGGGCTCATTTTCTTGCCGTCCACCGCCACCGGATTGCCGGCGACATACTCGATCTCGACTTCTCGCGCTTTGCCGGGCGCCCGTTCAGGGGAGACCGACATCACGAAAATTTCTTCAGGCGGGGCCTCCCACGGATCCTCCAGAATGCCTCCCTCATAACTCGTATGGAACAAATTCATATCCATGCTGTAGGGCTTGGCCTTGGTCGCGGTGACGGGGATGCCGTGCTTCTCTGCATATTCGATCAGCTCACGCCGCGAGCGCATGGTCCATTCCCGCCAGGGAGCAATGATCTTGATTTGCGGATGCAGCGCCATGTAGGTCAGTTCGAACCGCACCTGGTCGTTGCCCTTACCGGTGGCGCCGTGGCACACCGCTGCGGCGCCTTCCTTGGCGGCAATCTCGATTTGCCGTTTGGCGATGAGCGGGCGCGCAATGGAGGTGCCTAAAAGATAGCTGCCTTCATAGATCGCATTCCCGCGCAACATGGGGAACACGTGATCTTTGACGAAGGTTTCGCGTAAATCCTCGACATACACCTTCTTCACACCCAGGGACTGCGCCTTTTTCTTGATGGCCTTTAAATCTTCGCCTTGCCCGAGATCGGCGCAAAACGCCACCACTTCGCAGCCATAGACCTCCTCCAGCCACTTCAGAATGACCGAGGTATCCAAACCGCCCGAATAGGCCAGCACCACTTTCTTGTACGACGACTGACTCATACGACTCCTTTTCCCTTACGACTTCCGTGCGGTTTTCTTGCCGAGGAGCCTGACCAGAATCGCCTTCTGCATGTGCAAGCGGTTCTCGGCCTGATCGAACACGACAGACTGCGGGCCGTCCAGCACCTCGGCGCTGATTTCTTCTCCACGATGGGCTGGCAGGCAATGCATCACCAGCGCATCCGGCTTCGCACATTTCAACAATCGTGCATTGAGCTGATAGGGGGCGAGAATCTTGAGCCGCTTGGCCTGTTCCCGTTCCTGGCCCATGCTGATCCAGACATCGGTATAGACCGCGTCCGCACCCTTTACAGCCACGCAGGGGTCGGAGCCGATTTCTATCACCGCCCCCGTCCGCTCTGCTTCAGCCATAGCCAGGTCCACAATACGGCGGTCCGGCTCGTATCCGGGCGGGCAACCCACCGCGATTGTCATCCCCATCTTGGCGGCAGCTTCAATGAGAGAGTTCGTCACATTGTTCCCGTCGCCGACATAGGCGAGCTTGATACCTTTCAACCGCCGCTTCTTCTCCTGAATGGTCAGCAGATCGGACAAGGCCTGACAGGGATGATTCAGATCGGTGAGTCCATTGATGACCGGAATGCTCGCTTCGCGCGCCCATTCCTCCGCAATGGCATGATCAAAGGTCCGCAAGACAATCGCGTCCAGGTATCGCGACAACACATGCGCCGTATCGGCGATACTCTCGCCGCGGGACAATTGAATGTCGCCCATCGGCAACACCATCGCCTGGCCGCCAAGCTGATTCATGCCCGCTTCGAACGACACGCGCGTCCGGGTCGACGGCTTTTGAAACAGCAGGCCCAACATGCGGCCTGGCAACAAAGGATGAGGCACCCCGCGGCGTTGCTTCACTTTTAACTGGGCCGCGAGGCGCAACAATCCGGTCAACTCTTCGATGGGAATCGAGAGCAAATCCAGAAAATCTTTCCCGAGGCCGGCCCGGGGGGTTGACCGACGAAGACGCCGCACCATACGCGCCACGACACAATTAATGGGTTGAGGTGGTTCGTTGACTCAAAATCTGTGCGAGCGAGGCCAGCAAGCGATCGATCTCCCGCTCCGTAATGATGAGCGCGGGGACAACACGCAACACCCGATCTCCGACGCAGTTGATCAACAACCCTCGCGCCAGACAATCAGCTACAACCGTCTTTCCGTCGAAATCTACTTCCACGCCCTGCAACAGCCCCATGCCGCGCACTTCGTTGATGCAACGATGCCGCTCTTTCAGGGTCGCCAGCCCTTTGGCCAGGTAGTCGCCCATCCGCCGCCCCTGGTCCAGAATCTTACCGTCCAACAAGACTCGCAACACGGCCAGCGCGGAGGCGCAGGCCAATGGATTCCCGCCGAAGGTTGAGGCATGAGTTCCCGGACCGAAGGCGCGAGCGACGCTGTCCGTGGCCAGGCAGGCTCCGATTGGAACCCCTCCGCCGAGGCCTTTCGCCAGGGTCATGATGTCCGGCTGAATCCCGAATTGCTCATAACAGAACAGGGTGCCCGTCCGGCCCATGCCGGTTTGCACTTCGTCAAAAATCAGCAAGATGTCACGTTCCCGGCACAACTCTCTCAGCGCCTGCAGGTAGCTCCGTTCTGCCACATGCACTCCGCCTTCGGCCTGAATCGGCTCCAGCATGATCGCGGCGGTCTTGGGCGTGATCGCCCGTTCGACTGCCGACAGATCATTAAACGGCACATAGGAAAACCCGGGCATCAACGGAGCAAACCCCTTCTGCACTTTCTCCTGCCCCGTCGCCGTCAGCGTCGCAAGGGTGCGCCCGTGAAACGAGCTCGTCATCGTGATGATCTCATAGCGGTCGGCGCCGTATTTATCGTGCGAATATTTTCGGGCCAGCTTGATCGCCGCTTCATTCGCTTCCGCGCCGCTATTGCAGAAAAACACTTTCTGCGCAAACGAATGTTCGGCCAGGGTCTGGGCCAACTGCACTTGAGGCTCGGTATAGTAGAGATTTGACGTGTGAAGCAGGTGCTGCGCCTGTTTTTGAATGGCCAGAACCAGATCCGGATGCCCGTGCCCGAGCACATTGACCGCAATGCCGGCCACAAAATCGATATACTCCCGGCCTTCCAGGTCATAGACCTTCGAGCCACGGCCGCGCACGATCGAAATCGGCTGGCGCTGGTAGGTATTCATCAGGTACCGGTCGGCATTAAGACGCAACTCGCCTGTCGGCATGACACAGCTCTCCCCTCGTGAGTCGGCGAAGCTACCATAGGGCAGAGGTGAAAGCAACCGACCGAGCGCCCATTCGCGGCTCCCAGCGCGGCAGACAGAGGGGTCAGACCCGGGGTTGAGCGGGGCATCCCTTGACGGGGAGAGATGGCGGATGGGATAAGGGAGCGATATGAAATCCTGCACGCAATGCCAGCAAGAAAACCGCGACGAGGCCCGTTTTTGTCACCAGTGCGGGGCGGCGTTTGCCCTCGAAGCCCGCGCCGCCGCTATCGAGCCGGACCAGGTCGCTCCGCAGACGGATACAGAGCTCTTGAAGGCCTTCATCGGCCCCAATGCCGACCGATATCTGGAAACGTTCAAAAAATTTTCAGGCCCGGGCGGACCGCAATTCGCGCTGACCTGGCATTGGCCGGCCTTTGTGTTCGAGCCGTTTCTCTGGTTTCTGTATCGGAAGATGTATGTCTACGCCCTCATCTATGCCATAGGGCCCGCCATGGCATTTTATATTACCCAAGACCTGTCCGCCGACATCGTCTGGCGGGTCATTGCGGGGGGCAGCGCCAACTACATTTATTTCTGGCATGCCAAGGAACAGCTTGCCAAAATTAAAAGTGAACGGGCCACAGCCGGAGAAACTCGAGAGCAGATGTTAGGAGAACTGGGCGGGGTACAGCCCTATGTCGTGTGGGTCGGCGTCGGGCTGCTCCTGTTAAAAATCGGGCTGGTCGTGGCGATGTTCAAAGATGGCCCACCGGATGGACCCAAGGGGCCTCCCGCCAAACCGCAACCCGCCAGCCTCACGGCCGTGTAAATCATCACCGCAGCTCAACGGCATTACACCTCCGAGATCCGCTGCCGCTGCCACTCAATCCAAGAAACGAACCAATCGAAATCCTGTTGGTACGCCGCACCGCTGAGATCGGGCGCCGCCTGCGTCTGTTCCAATTGCGTATAGGTGCGAGGCCAGTTCTTCTGCCACCATGACTTCAGCTCGTCCGGCCCGTAGGGCTGTCCGTTGGGGTTGGCGATCCCGGCTGCTGAGCAGAGGCCGGCCACCAGAGGCCAGTAGCGATCCTTGCCCAGCCCGAGGCTCCGGAAATGCTCCCGCAACAGAAACACGACCCACAATTCGGCGCTGTTTCTCTTGTTGTGTTTAAAGGGCTGGGTCTGCCGCAAGGGTACCGGATCGAAGGTCTTGATCACCGACGTGTAATCAGGCCCCCCGTAGCTGCCGGCAGATTCTGCAATTCCCTGCAGCATATTCGCTAATTCGACCTCTACCATCGGTGGCCTGGCAGACGGCGGCTCAGCAGTCCCGGCGCGTAATGGATTGGTGGCGGTCAGCAGCTCGATCAGCGGCTTGAGCTCCCGCAAACGCACAGCGGCAGCCTTCAAAATCTGTTCCGATTCCAGCCAGTAGTCCGGATCGCCCTTGGACGCCCGTTCCCGTCCCGGAGGCGGGAGCACAACCGGAATCCAGTAACGCACCAGCACAAAGAGAATGTATTCGACCTCTCCGCCAACCTGCACCACGCCTGCAAGGGCCTGGCTCACCCCCATGGCACGGCGGAAAAACGCCTCGACACGATCCTCGACCTGCAGACGACGCCCCATCGCCTGCCACCACTCTTGCAATGAAGACCAGTCCGAGAGGGAGATATCCGGCATCGATCCGTTCCACGGGTGAGAAGAACCACGGGAGAACCCGGCGGCATGGTACTGAGCGCCACTGCTGATTGCAACCGAGACACCCTACCCAAGCGTCCTGGAGGAACAGAGAGCTTGACAGGGTGAAGGGGAAATCGCATAACCTGTCGCGACAAGGTCGTATCCCTTCCGACAAGGAGACGAAGCACGATGAGTAAACTGGTTCTCATTCGTCACGGCGAATCGCAGTGGAATCTGGAAAACCGTTTCACCGGCTGGGTAGACGTCCCGCTTTCGCCGAAGGGCATCGAGGAAGCGAAAGCCGCGGGAACAAAACTGACAGGGTTCACCTTCGATCGCGCCTTCTCCTCTGTCCTGGCCCGCGCCAACGAAACGCTACGCTTCATCCTCGAAGCGCTCGGACAGACGGCTATTCCCATTGAAAAAGACAAGGCGCTGAACGAACGCATGTACGGAGAGTTACAGGGACTGAACAAAGCTGAGACAGCCAAGAAATTCGGAGATGAGCAGGTGAAGATCTGGCGGCGCAGTTACGACGTGCGCCCGCCCGGCGGAGAAAGCCTGAAGGATACGGCGGAGCGGGTCTTACCCTATTACGAAAGTCGCATCAAACCCTATGTGCTCAAGGGAGAAACCATCCTGATCGCCGCCCACGGCAATAGCCTGCGGGCGCTGGTGATGCACCTCGAACAGCTGACCCGCGAACAGGTGCTGGAGCTCAACATTCCCACCGGAGCGCCTCTGCTGTACGAACTCGACAACAGCGGAAAGGCGCTGTCACACCGGTACCTGTAGCAACGTTCGCTCCCACGCGCTTGAGATGAACGTCCTGCGGGATGCGTCAACGACCGTCCGGCAAGGTCGCAATGAGCGAGGGACACCGCCGACCCGTATTGAGTGGTACGCCGCGACGTACCGCATGAACACAGCAGGCAGCGTTTCGAAACCTCTCGGCTATACGCACTGACTGAGTAACTCTTGATATTTGTCCAGAGGTACCAGATCAGGAAGCAAGACCAGTAACTTCGGGCGGTCTTCCGGTTGGATCAATCCCTCGTTTTCGAGCAGATCTGAGATCTCTTCGGATGCCGCCATGGCGCCGCCCTCATAATCTCCCACCGGCGCATACCGTGCACGGCGATCTTCCACCTCGTCGAGGTACGCCTCCCATTGCACCGCCCCGAGCTTGTACTCCTGCTCCCAATCGGCATGAATCAGCTCCATCACCCTGTGAAACACCAGATCGCGATACTTGCGCGGAATATGCGCATTGATGGCGGCCAAAACCCAATAGAGCGTGAAGGACAGCATTTCGCGCGTCAGGGCATCCTCCTGCGCGTCCTCACCCTCGATCCCGTAATCACGCAACATGTCCACGGTAATCCGGCGTGGAATCAGTTTGTACAATGCGTCCGCAGCCTCAGCCGGTGTCATCGATTCTTTTTTCATACCATGCCTCCCACAGGTGGACCCAGCATACTGAAGCCTTGCGCGCATTGACAACCCTGAGCGGCAAGCGGTGATGGTATCAGCGCTTGTTCAAGGCATAGGCCTATGCTACATACAGCCCATCACCCTTAGATCGTGGGACTATGACGTACACACGACGGATTCGGCTCTTTCTGGTCAGCCTTGCCTTGATCGGCCTCCTGTGGCCCTGCGCCGCCAGATCGGCGGAGCCGCAGGATACGCACTGGGGCTTTGCCACCGATCTCGGACTCTGGACCGGTACGACGAACAATACGACCTTCGCGCTGGGGTTTGGTCTCGATTACTACATGGATCCAAATTTTTCGTTCGGCGCGATGGCTCTCTTCACCCCGGTCGGTGATCTGACCCAAATCGGCGTCGCCGGCGTGGCGAAATACCATCTCCGCCTGAACAGTGGATTCAATCTCGTGCCCTTTGCCGGACTGGGCATCCTGCATGCCGATCTCAATCGCGGCAGCGGGCCCGCCAAGATCGATCGCAACGACACCAGCCATTTCATTCCGCTAGGCATGTCCCTGGAATATCAGGTCGGACCGAAAATCGCGTTCTCCACGACCCTCATGGTGAATCTGCACCACATCACCCTCTCGCCGCCCATCCCGAACGACAACACCAGCGTGGCCCTGCTGTTCGGCGTTCGTTGGGGGCCGTAGTCATCATCCCGCCGATAGTACGCTGTGGGTGTTGGAGATCTGCACGAGCGCCAGAAGCAGACTTGGGCGCAGTGTCTTAACGGGCTTGAGTGCCGCGAGAACGACGCTTGCCCGTAGCGATTCTCATGTTGGCAGCCGCTCAAACGGCTTTCCAGCAAGGCCGCAGTGAGCGAAAAACTAAGGCGTACCGTCGGAGTACGTCGAAGCTTTGAGCGAAACGAGAACGACGCTGGGGAGACGTTTCATCGGCTGTCAGGCGGCTTGGGCGGGGCGCCATCGGAGCCCCACCTGCAACAATTCCTGCAGCAGGTCTTTGTAGGCGAGGTCGGCTTTTTCGGCCGAGTCGGCGAAGTCTTCGCCGCTGGCGATCTGAGGATTGGGATTGGCTTCAATCACATAGACCGTTCCCGCATGGTCCATCCGCATGTCGATGCGCGCATAGCCGCTCAGCCCCAAGGCACGATAGACGCGCTTAGCCAGGTGCTGAATATGATCCACCACTCCTTCCGGCAGATTCCTCGCTTCGCATGAACGGATGCCGTATTTGTCCTGGTACTTACGGCTCCATTTCACCCGTTGGGTCGCGATGCGCCGTGCCTCGTCCGGCATCTTATCCATGACCAATTCCCAGACCGGGAAGACCTGCAAGTGCGCGTTGCCCATCACGCCGACATACAATTCACGCCCTTCGATATACCGTTCGACGAGCGCTCCGGTTCCGACATTGTCATGGATGAACGCCACGCGCTCGCGCAACTTCTCGTCGTCATCGACGATGGAGGCCTGCGAAATGCCCAGCGACGCTTCTTCGGTAATTGACTTCACGATCAACGGGAACGGCAGATATTTGGGGCGGCGCACCATGCGATGAAGGGGAACGGCCATAAACTCCGGATAGGGAATCCGATGGTAGGACATCACTTGCTTGGCTAAAGCCTTGTCCCTCGCCAGCATGAGTCCGCGCGGGTTGCACCCGGTGTAGGGAATTCGCATCAATTCGAGATACGACACGACATTCTGGTCGTACACCGCCATGCCGTCGAACTCTTCCAGCAGATTGAAGGCGATGTGCGGCTTCCAATCTTCCACCGCCGCGCGAATGACTTCCAAGTCGCTCTTGACGCCGAGCGCCTGCACCTCATGGCCGAGCTTACGTAATGTCGAGACCACGTCATACTCGGTTTTCCACGCGGCGGTCTCCAGGTCCTGGCCATTGAGCTGTTCAGGTGGGACCAGATCTTTGTGCATGAGCACGAGCACCCGCATTCGCCTCATAACGCCACCTTATGTCTCCCGCTGTGCAAATAGTTCATGGTCTGCACGGTCAGAAGTATTGCAAAGTCGAGTTTGGCCTGCTCCTTCTGCTGGGTCAGGTGCAACCTCGACGCATGGCATCGTTCGATCATGCCCTCCATGACCTGATCGATCGTGTATTGATACTCACCCGTCCACTCGGCGACCCGGCGGCGAATCTCCTTCCTTGTTCGACGGAGAAACTCAGCAGCGCTGGGGTTTTTGGCATAGGCGAGCCCGGCCGAGAATAACTTGTTCAAGTCCGTGTCATAGGATGGGGCTCGGCCGATTCCGTAATGCTTCCGCTTCTCCTCATAGTGATCCCGCAGCGTCTTGTAAATGCGGGACAAGGGATCCAATTGTTGCCGCCCCGTGACCATCGGCGATACGCCGGCAAGCTCACTCATGAGTCGTTCCATGAAATCCAGCTTCTTCATCACCGGCCACCCACGGTAGCGTTCTCTCCACAGCGACCCCGAATCCAGCCACACGGCAAACGTTTCGGCAAAGTCCTCATCCGGATGGCTCTGGGCATACCAGACATCCAAGTGGCGCACGAAACTCCGGCTATAGGGCCGCGGGGTGTAATATTCAGGATAGGGTTGCGAGGAGCGCCCGAAGAGTTTCTGGCGACGCCGGCGGCGCCGCAGTAAGAAGGCGTTTTCAATCGCGTGCCCGGCCTCATGCCGGAGGATGCGCATGCACCAGTCGTGGGTGCCCCCCTCCACTTCCAACATTTGGCTGGCTTCCAACTTCGCCAACCGCGGATGCGCGAGATAAAACGGGACGGCAATTCCCGGCACCCCGTCCGGCGTAAACCACTCATCCGACAGCCAGAAGTGCGGCCTGAATACCAGACGCCGCGCCTCCAATTCATGATACAGTTGTTCGATCGGCTGCTGATAGAAGGTGCCGTCGAGGCGCAGGTCCAGATCACACATGCGGAGATCAAGCAGCTGTTCGTCAGTCCACTCTGACCACAGGGGTGCGCCATCGCCCACCCCAGGCCTTTGTCGCCGATGACTCTGTGTCCGCCCCATCGTCCAACCACCAAAAAGCCCCGTCCGGCGCCGTTTTGTCCTGTTTCAACTATAGCAGCTCGCAAAAATTGTGCTTGAGCATCACAAGACGATCCTCTTCGATGATCAGGGAAAACCCTCAGGCAGCATGAACCCCGGTGAGAGTCGATGGTGGGATCTCACCTACGCCGACGCTGTGAATGGGGAATCGCCCGTAGGAATACTCTCAGCCGGGTCAGAAATCGGATGAGGCGGGGGGCTCAGCCTATCCCATTCGCGCCCCTTCTTGGGATAGAATGCATGGCCATGCAACCCACGACTATCAGACCCATTTCGTCCCCTGCACGTCCGCCCGCACAATCCGACGACATTGAACGCCTGGAGACTCGCCTCTGCCGTCTCATGGGGCAAGCCATTGCGGACTACCGTATGATTGAGAACGGCGACAAGGTCATGGTGTGTCTCTCGGGAGGAAAAGATAGTTACGGGCTGTTGGAAATTCTCCTGTCGCTACGCAGCCGAGCCCCGATTCACTTCGAGATCATGGCCGTCAATCTGGATCAAAAGCAGCCGGGATTCCCGGCCCATGTGCTCCCGGACTACCTGACTCGGCGCGGCGTCCCCTTCCACATTGAAACGCGCGATACCTATTCCGTAGTCAAACGGCTGATTCCAGAAGGTCAGACCACCTGCTCGCTCTGTTCCCGCCTCCGCCGCGGCCACCTCTATCGTCTCGCCACGGAATTAGGTGCCACCAAAATTGCGCTGGGCCATCATCGAGATGATATTCTGGAGACCCTGCTGCTGAATCTCTTCTTCACCGGCAAGATGAAGGCGATGCCGCCGAAGTTGCGCTCCAAGAGCGGCCGCCATGTGGTCATTCGACCGCTGGCCTATGTCAAGGAGGCCGACCTGGCTCGTTATGCCACCCTGCTTCAGTTTCCGATCATCCCCTGCGATCTGTGCGGCTCGCAGGAAGACTTGAAACGCAAGCAGGTCAAGCAGATGTTGCAAGACTGGAATCAGCGGTTTCCCGGCTCCAACGACAGCATGTTCGCCGCACTCGGCAACATCGCTCCGTCGCTACTCCTGGATCATTCACTCTTCAACTTCTCCGACCTGAAAGCTGACTCCGTCTCGCATGAGGCCGCCGCGAGTGATGCCGAAGAGGATTTGCTGTAGCAGACGATCGGCGGCGCGGGTCAGGTCGAGCTCGTGGCCCGCAACAACCCGCATTTGTTTCGCGGCAGCCACACGGCTTTCGTTGGGGTAGACAGAATGGGATAGGATAGGGGGAAGAAGGAGAGATCAGACGCGCTGACGAAGATGGGTTCGCCGACCACATCGCAAACAGCGGTACGGGTAATATCCGATCAGGAAAAAGAAAAAATCCAGCAGCCCCTGACGGCGTGAACGTTTTGTATAACCGGAGCACTTACCGCAATACGACATCTCACCCACTCATTCGGCAGAAGCCATGCGCGACGTTAAGGAAGGATCCTACTGAAACACCCTAGGGCGTTGCAAGTCACGTTTTTCACGACAGCGCAGCTATCATTTTCTGGACGCCTGTCCCAGATCGCCACAAGACTGTACCCGTTTAGAACAGATCGAGTGTGCCGGTCGGCATCAGGTTCGGCGGCGCAAGCGGAAGCGGTAGAGGCACAGGGTGCATCGAAACGGATAGAACCCGATCACACGCATCAGGAAATCCCGCCAGCCATGGCGGGTCACCCGCTTAGCGCTGCCAGAACACATTGGACAATACACCATGGAGACTGACGCCGCGCGCCTTTCTCCCGCGCATCGGGTAAGATGACGCCGGTGCGGGGGCGTGAGTGTGAAACAGTTTCTCCGTGGACGCAAGTCCTATCGCAAGGAGGCCAGACGGCGGGCATGAACCGGGGCACACAGTCCTCTGGGCAGGGAGCCGAGCCCCCGCTGTGGTCCATTGCGGCTGCAGCAGCGGTCATCCTGTTGACGCCGATGCTGCTCTTTTCACTCGCGCCGGATGGACCGATTCGTGATGGCGATACGGTGTTCTCCACCGGGGCCCACAAAGTGCCGCTCTTCAAGCCTGACCAACACCGCCAGGCCGGCTATGACTCAACCTGCCTGCTCGATCCCAAAGATCCCATGATCGTCATCCATGCTCCGGCCGAGGGATCGGGTGAAGAGAACATCCTCGCGCAGGTTCAAGGCAAGAATACGATCGAGTGGCCGTTTTGTCCCCCGCAGGCAGAGCTCCTCGTCAAACCTCACCAGGTCACCCAACAACCCAGCCTGATCAAGGACCTGCGCGACGGCATCATGAGGCTGCTCAAGACCTCTTAGCTCGACCTTGCACCGGGGAGCCTCAAGCCTTACGCAACGCCAAAAACCGCTGGCGGAATTTCGCGACTTTCGGCCCCACCACGTATGTGCAGTAGCCTTCGAGGGGATGACGGGCAAAGTATTC
Encoded proteins:
- a CDS encoding acetylornithine transaminase → MPTGELRLNADRYLMNTYQRQPISIVRGRGSKVYDLEGREYIDFVAGIAVNVLGHGHPDLVLAIQKQAQHLLHTSNLYYTEPQVQLAQTLAEHSFAQKVFFCNSGAEANEAAIKLARKYSHDKYGADRYEIITMTSSFHGRTLATLTATGQEKVQKGFAPLMPGFSYVPFNDLSAVERAITPKTAAIMLEPIQAEGGVHVAERSYLQALRELCRERDILLIFDEVQTGMGRTGTLFCYEQFGIQPDIMTLAKGLGGGVPIGACLATDSVARAFGPGTHASTFGGNPLACASALAVLRVLLDGKILDQGRRMGDYLAKGLATLKERHRCINEVRGMGLLQGVEVDFDGKTVVADCLARGLLINCVGDRVLRVVPALIITEREIDRLLASLAQILSQRTTSTH
- the ttcA gene encoding tRNA 2-thiocytidine(32) synthetase TtcA, translating into MQPTTIRPISSPARPPAQSDDIERLETRLCRLMGQAIADYRMIENGDKVMVCLSGGKDSYGLLEILLSLRSRAPIHFEIMAVNLDQKQPGFPAHVLPDYLTRRGVPFHIETRDTYSVVKRLIPEGQTTCSLCSRLRRGHLYRLATELGATKIALGHHRDDILETLLLNLFFTGKMKAMPPKLRSKSGRHVVIRPLAYVKEADLARYATLLQFPIIPCDLCGSQEDLKRKQVKQMLQDWNQRFPGSNDSMFAALGNIAPSLLLDHSLFNFSDLKADSVSHEAAASDAEEDLL
- a CDS encoding DUF2628 domain-containing protein is translated as MKSCTQCQQENRDEARFCHQCGAAFALEARAAAIEPDQVAPQTDTELLKAFIGPNADRYLETFKKFSGPGGPQFALTWHWPAFVFEPFLWFLYRKMYVYALIYAIGPAMAFYITQDLSADIVWRVIAGGSANYIYFWHAKEQLAKIKSERATAGETREQMLGELGGVQPYVVWVGVGLLLLKIGLVVAMFKDGPPDGPKGPPAKPQPASLTAV
- a CDS encoding 2,3-bisphosphoglycerate-dependent phosphoglycerate mutase — its product is MSKLVLIRHGESQWNLENRFTGWVDVPLSPKGIEEAKAAGTKLTGFTFDRAFSSVLARANETLRFILEALGQTAIPIEKDKALNERMYGELQGLNKAETAKKFGDEQVKIWRRSYDVRPPGGESLKDTAERVLPYYESRIKPYVLKGETILIAAHGNSLRALVMHLEQLTREQVLELNIPTGAPLLYELDNSGKALSHRYL
- the argH gene encoding argininosuccinate lyase, producing the protein MAKSTPVGTRGRKSGRSAKQSVRALPKGKAWGGRFVEQTDRLVEQFTSSIAYDRRLYPYDIQGSIAHCKTLERAGVLTRREAAQLVRGLQFVKVELDGGRFPFSPQDEDIHMAIERRLTELIGPVGGKLHTGRSRNDQVALDLRLFLRDVLSAFMAQVQEFRRVLVGQARAHVDVVMPGYTHLQRAQPVLLAHHFLAYVEMLDRDRTRLHDCRQRLNVMPLGSGALAGSNYPVDRRYAAALLEFPSVTQNSLDAVSDRDGVVEVLSTLSLIMMHLSRLSEELILWASQEFRYVDLPDTFCTGSSMMPQKKNPDVPELVRGKTGRVYGHLMGTLTLLKGLPLSYNRDLQEDKEALFDAVDTTGQSLVLCTELVRRLVVNRDVLAEAAEGGGMLATELADYLVTTGVPFREAHSITGQIVRFSLEKRRSLQRLTLKELQGFSAHFKPDVLSCLTVRGAIDRKAQIGGTARRRVDARIKELEKALKG
- a CDS encoding ATP-grasp domain-containing protein, which gives rise to MRRMRVLVLMHKDLVPPEQLNGQDLETAAWKTEYDVVSTLRKLGHEVQALGVKSDLEVIRAAVEDWKPHIAFNLLEEFDGMAVYDQNVVSYLELMRIPYTGCNPRGLMLARDKALAKQVMSYHRIPYPEFMAVPLHRMVRRPKYLPFPLIVKSITEEASLGISQASIVDDDEKLRERVAFIHDNVGTGALVERYIEGRELYVGVMGNAHLQVFPVWELVMDKMPDEARRIATQRVKWSRKYQDKYGIRSCEARNLPEGVVDHIQHLAKRVYRALGLSGYARIDMRMDHAGTVYVIEANPNPQIASGEDFADSAEKADLAYKDLLQELLQVGLRWRPAQAA
- the argF gene encoding ornithine carbamoyltransferase, whose translation is MVRRLRRSTPRAGLGKDFLDLLSIPIEELTGLLRLAAQLKVKQRRGVPHPLLPGRMLGLLFQKPSTRTRVSFEAGMNQLGGQAMVLPMGDIQLSRGESIADTAHVLSRYLDAIVLRTFDHAIAEEWAREASIPVINGLTDLNHPCQALSDLLTIQEKKRRLKGIKLAYVGDGNNVTNSLIEAAAKMGMTIAVGCPPGYEPDRRIVDLAMAEAERTGAVIEIGSDPCVAVKGADAVYTDVWISMGQEREQAKRLKILAPYQLNARLLKCAKPDALVMHCLPAHRGEEISAEVLDGPQSVVFDQAENRLHMQKAILVRLLGKKTARKS
- a CDS encoding argininosuccinate synthase gives rise to the protein MSQSSYKKVVLAYSGGLDTSVILKWLEEVYGCEVVAFCADLGQGEDLKAIKKKAQSLGVKKVYVEDLRETFVKDHVFPMLRGNAIYEGSYLLGTSIARPLIAKRQIEIAAKEGAAAVCHGATGKGNDQVRFELTYMALHPQIKIIAPWREWTMRSRRELIEYAEKHGIPVTATKAKPYSMDMNLFHTSYEGGILEDPWEAPPEEIFVMSVSPERAPGKAREVEIEYVAGNPVAVDGKKMSPAALLAHLNTLGGEHGVGRVDLVENRYVGMKSRGVYETPGGTILHAAHRGLESLTMDREVLHLRDSLIPRYAELIYYGYWYAPEREMLQVALDEAQKDVTGTVRVKLYKGTCTVVGRKSPRSLYRLDMATFEEDDVYRQKDAEGFIRLNALRLAIRAQRKKRSTR